Proteins encoded by one window of Salvia splendens isolate huo1 chromosome 7, SspV2, whole genome shotgun sequence:
- the LOC121740985 gene encoding BTB/POZ domain-containing protein At3g22104-like isoform X1 yields MSMAKRFLWWMRELCHLYSGKISRLVGKSEGVARRLKVIFNDFPGGAEGFELITRFCYSKGKVIITPLNIFNLTCAAHFMEMDNLSELTEKSLQEVRYWSWHELLVALKQCQELLPRAGSLALLDKCLDSLIGRVASSCETSPSPSVSSSDGSGLRLSCDTRSTESLKSGAFRATWWFEDLVAFGADLIQMLVKLMVTKNFDNGIISRFLFYYKKSRFASASADDKAKIIEAVVDMLGSLDLRCVSYRSLFGMLRVGLNTSLSQCTRDKLESMIGSQLDQATLDDLLVPSPVGSSCLYDVNLVLRFLKSFLGKGVCCVPLSRLRKAGALMDLFLAEVAPDPHLKPSKFLALITVLPDSARDSCDGMYYAVNLYLEVHSGLSEDQKMKVCRGLTYEKLSPQALDHLTRNANFPPKSAVQAVASQQHKLKNLLQDTSHATPASPPLEGSKQVVLYAKKFNLTDENEKLKAHLQGMQWRVVELEKVCRKMQVQMTKVMKSRMASHNSAKSVPRLCS; encoded by the exons ATGTCAATGGCGAAGAGGTTTTTGTGGTGGATGAG AGAGTTGTGTCATCTTTACTCGGGAAAGATCAGTAGATTGGTCGGGAAATCAGAAGGCGTAGCACGTCGTCTGAAGGTGATATTCAACGACTTCCCGGGAGGGGCAGAGGGCTTCGAGCTCATCACAAGGTTCTGCTACAGCAAAGGGAAAGTGATCATAACTCCTCTCAACATCTTCAATCTCACTTGTGCTGCACATTTCATGGAAATGGACAATCTATCGGAGCTAACGGAGAAGTCTCTACAAGAGGTTCGTTACTGGAGCTGGCACGAGCTTCTAGTAGCGCTGAAGCAGTGTCAGGAGCTGCTCCCCCGAGCCGGCTCACTGGCATTGCTCGACAAGTGCTTGGACTCTTTGATTGGAAGAGTTGCATCATCTTGTGAGACGAGTCCATCTCCTTCTGTCTCGTCTTCGGATGGCTCTGGCTTAAGGCTGTCGTGTGACACGAGAAGCACGGAGAGCTTGAAGAGTGGCGCCTTCAGAGCCACGTGGTGGTTTGAAGACCTCGTGGCGTTTGGCGCTGATCTTATCCAAATGCTAGTAAAGCTAATGGTGACTAAAAATTTTGATAATGGGATTATCAGCAGATTTCTGTTTTACTATAAAAAATCAAGATTTGCTTCTGCCTCAGCTGATGACAAGGCCAAGATCATCGAAGCTGTTGTTGACATGCTCGGGTCTTTAGATTTGAGGTGCGTTTCGTACAGGAGCTTGTTCGGGATGCTGAGAGTTGGCTTGAACACGAGCTTGAGCCAGTGCACCCGGGACAAGCTGGAGAGCATGATCGGCTCACAGCTAGATCAGGCGACTTTAGATGATCTGCTCGTCCCATCCCCGGTTGGATCGAGCTGCCTCTATGATGTGAATCTTGTTCTTAGGTTCTTGAAGTCCTTTCTTGGCAAGGGAGTTTGCTGCGTGCCATTGAGCCGGCTGAGGAAAGCCGGAGCTTTGATGGATCTGTTTCTAGCCGAAGTAGCCCCGGATCCTCACCTGAAGCCATCCAAGTTCCTCGCTCTGATCACAGTGCTGCCCGACTCAGCTAGAGACTCGTGCGATGGCATGTACTACGCGGTGAATCTCTACCTCGAG GTTCACTCGGGCTTGTCCGAGGACCAGAAGATGAAAGTATGCCGCGGATTAACCTACGAGAAGCTCTCTCCACAAGCGCTCGACCACCTCACGCGCAACGCCAACTTCCCTCCAAAATCCGCGGTGCAAGCCGTCGCCTCTCAGCAACACAAGCTGAAAAACTTGCTCCAAGACACGAGCCACGCCACTCCGGCCAGCCCTCCTCTCGAGGGGTCCAAGCAGGTCGTGCTCTACGCGAAGAAGTTCAACCTGACGGACGAGAACGAGAAGCTCAAGGCACATCTCCAAGGGATGCAATGGAGAGTGGTGGAGTTGGAGAAAGTGTGCAGGAAAATGCAAGTGCAAATGACAAAGGTGATGAAATCAAGAATGGCAAGCCACAATAGTGCTAAATCTGTACCTAGGCTTTGTTCATAG
- the LOC121741974 gene encoding histone-lysine N-methyltransferase ATXR3-like has translation MGDGGVACVPSQHIMDKFAICGGKTNGNTELNSVSKTSVKLAKVKRKMKPKKHKGTELGTNNSGCLNNNNNNHNKGIPEKNGSDDVSNDNNKDEVEEGELGTLPFENGEFVPEKPVRRYEIKSEVEKGEFIPGKWRKGGGEWEKNDWSSSKEELEKGEFVPDRWCRTDKAGDYGYSKARRFDAAKERGREWTSPSARERGWRVDRESDWSPPSREKGWKGDRDWSPPGKDKGWKGDRERDWTSPTSGKYFSEKELGRSGGSAQHSRKYTSRYEAEKTPKISSKITGEEGILKNDFTSSKSHGREYSFGNRLKRHGSDVDGNERKYRVDYEDYSGSKNRKLSDDGGSRSGFLTDHYSGRTMERPYKTASSSSSRNIPSERHSSRYMESSRAAAYDKHSDSPHHSERSPHDRIRNHDNRDRSPALRGTPTYDQYDPSKSPYESSRHFDNRGRSPVHVEPSPRNHGRNRDGRDRETNRKPGVGEKRSVHYGSKGQEGKHNQVKDSGGRESQFLGKKSPDIGNVTTDKTSGPSCDHEELSQSPSLKSVEMSQENGIAEEAASMEEDMDICNTPPHVPQVGDAVAGKWYYLDHFGIEHGPSKLSDLKKLVEEGYLVSDHLIKHLESDRWVTVEKAVSPLVTANFHSIVPDTVTQLVCPPEAPGNLLADNGNEVSSNGELLVSSSNPVICSKDILFISKPVEDFLIDNRVGALLEGVTLIPGKEAEMLAELLQISSDPVDWEKWWKSLGFTGHLKDRDEHFEDSASELQFVNDEESRPAVLSSLERDNELDYNDTGESFFSQFVCRGCDWIRSDETTLDRSWKRKVVLNDGYPLCQMPKSGCEDPRWEQKDDLYHPSQGRRLDLPPWAFTSPDELSDLSAITRPTQNKPLLPRGVRGLMLSVIRINACVVKDHGSFVSESRVKVRKERFSSRSSRPYSSSGDIKQSSEDGPCKSAHEQDSHDSSKDRALVSMPKDRLYKLDELRLHSGDWCFLDGAGHERGPLSFSELQRMADQGVIQKHSSVFRKQDKIWVPVTVSSEPSGTKKHEEAATSLSLLSEASGGVLDGDHITSNRFHGLHPQFIGYTRGRLHELVMKSYKSREFAAAINEVLDPWISARQPKKEIEKHIYNSDHFRASKRARIDGIDEEFETDDDVLTFQNDNCDFDELCADVSFIKGDKLDSELERGSWDLLDGNILARIFHFLRADVKSLFYAALTCKHWRSVAKYYKDISRQIDFYAIGPNCSDSTILKIMKDYKEEKITSLILRGCTGITSAMLEEVLQSLPFLSSIDIRGCTQFEDLVSKFPNINWVRNRNAHLKIRSLNHLTDRNPSSSNHMDESSGLKEYLESTDKRDAANQLFRRSLYKRSKLFDARKSSSILSRDAQLRRLAIKKAGNGFRRMEEYVATCLRDIMNENTIEFFKIKVADIEGRMRNGYYTRRGLNAIKDDISRMCRDAIKAKTRVDARDMKRVVTLFIQLATSLEKGSKVEYTRDEVMRSWKEDSPPGFSCTSSKYKKNLNKGSERKHSYRSNSNLFMNGLYDSGDCASDREIRKRLSKLYKRSLDSGSDTSDDMDRSSNASITESESTASDTESDLESPSGGAIKESRGDTFFTLDDGLDPYADEREWGARMTKASLVPPVTRKYEVIDHYVIVADEEEVRRKMQVSLPEDYDEKLYAQRNGTEESDMEIPEVKDFKPRKSPGDEVLEQEVYGIDPYTHNLLLDSMPDDSDWSLVEKHMFIEEVLLRALNKQIRKFTGTGNTPMVYPLKPVFEEILVTANENGDRRLLRLCQFMLKAIDGRPEDNYVAYRKGLGVVCNKEGGFTEDDFVVEFLGEVYPTWKWFEKQDGIRALQKNNSDSAPEFYNIYLERPKGDADGYDLVVVDAMHKANYASRICHSCRPNCEAKVTAVDGQYQIGIYSVRPIAYGEEITFDYNSVTESKEEYEASVCLCGNQVCRGSYLNLTGEGAFQKVLKEHHGLLDRHQLLLEACELNSVTEEDYIELGKAGLGSCLLGGLPDWLIAYSARLVRFINFERTELPNVILKHNIDEKKRFFAEVNMELERTDAEIQAEGVYNQRLQNLALTIDKVRYVMRFVFGDPKNAPPPLERLSPEEAASFLWRGEESLVEELIQSMTPHIEDAILKDLKVKINAHDPCGSDNPETKLRRSLLWLRDEVRNLPCTYKSRHDAAADLIHLYAHTKCFFRIREYKKVTSPPVYISPLDLGPKYADKLGSGVHEYCKTYGESYCLGQLMFWHNQNAEPDAVLAKASRGCLSLPDVGSFYAKVQKPSRQRVYGPRMMKFMLSIMEKQPQRPWPKDRIWSFKSSLKFVGSPMLDAALHKGSIDREMLQWLRHRPTVYQATWDR, from the exons ATGGGCGATGGAGGTGTTGCATGTGTCCCTTCACAGCATATTATGGATAAGTTCGCTATTTGCGGGGGCAAGACTAATGGCAACACCGAGCTCAATTCTGTTTCCAAGACTTCCGTTAAGTTGGCTAAAGTGAAGCGGAAGATGAAGCCGAAAAAGCACAAGGGAACCGAGCTGGGCACGAACAATTCTGGCTgtttgaataataataataataatcataataaagGAATTCCTGAGAAAAATGGCAGTGATGATGTTTCTAATGACAACAACAAAGATGAAGTGGAGGAGGGTGAGCTGGGGACGCTTCCCTTTGAGAATGGTGAGTTTGTTCCTGAGAAACCGGTAAGAAGGTACGAAATCAAGAGTGAGGTTGAGAAGGGTGAGTTCATCCCTGGTAAGTGGCGGAAAGGTGGTGGTGAATGGGAGAAAAATGATTGGAGTTCATCGAAAGAGGAGCTGGAAAAGGGGGAATTTGTCCCTGACAGGTGGTGCAGAACTGATAAGGCTGGTGATTATGGTTACTCGAAGGCTCGAAGGTTTGATGCGGCGAAGGAAAGAGGGCGTGAATGGACGTCCCCTTCTGCTAGGGAAAGGGGATGGAGAGTTGATCGTGAATCCGATTGGTCTCCTCCTTCTAGAGAAAAAGGCTGGAAAGGTGACCGTGATTGGTCACCGCCCGGTAAGGATAAGGGGTGGAAAGGTGACCGTGAGCGCGATTGGACGTCACCTACGTCaggtaagtatttcagtgagaagGAGCTTGGCAGAAGTGGCGGGAGTGCTCAGCATTCGAGGAAATACACTTCCAGGTATGAAGCTGAGAAAACTCCAAAAATCAGCTCCAAAATTACTGGTGAAGAAGGCATTCTGAAGAATGATTTCACCAGTAGTAAGAGCCATGGAAGAGAGTATTCGTTCGGCAACCGCTTAAAGCGGCATGGCAGTGATGTTGATGGTAATGAGCGGAAGTATCGTGTTGACTATGAGGACTATTCTGGATCTAAAAACAGGAAGCTTTCGGACGATGGTGGCAGCCGATCTGGTTTCCTGACAGACCACTACTCCGGCAGGACTATGGAGAGACCGTACAAgactgcttcttcttcttcatctcgaAATATTCCCTCTGAAAGGCATTCTTCTAGATATATGGAGTCATCTAGAGCAGCTGCTTATGATAAACACAGCGACAGTCCCCATCATTCTGAGCGGTCCCCACATGATCGGATCCGCAACCATGATAATCGGGATCGCAGCCCGGCCCTCCGTGGGACACCAACTTATGACCAATATGATCCGAGTAAGTCACCTTATGAATCTAGCCGTCACTTTGATAACAGGGGCCGGAGTCCTGTTCATGTGGAGCCCTCCCCTCGAAATCATGGTCGCAATCGGGATGGTAGGGATCGCGAAACAAATCGAAAACCTGGAGTTGGGGAAAAGCGCTCTGTCCATTATGGCAGCAAAGGGCAGGAAGGAAAGCATAATCAGGTAAAGGATTCTGGTGGAAGGGAATCACAGTTTTTGGGTAAAAAGTCACCAGATATAGGAAATGTAACCACAGATAAAACTTCCGGGCCCTCGTGTGACCATGAAGAGTTATCTCAGAGTCCTTCGCTTAAAAGTGTTGAAATGTCTCAAGAAAATGGAATTGCTGAAGAAGCAGCGTCAATGGAAGAAGACATGGACATCTGTAACACTCCGCCTCATGTCCCGCAAGTCGGTGATGCAGTCGCAGGGAAGTGGTATTACCTGGACCACTTTGGCATCGAACATGGGCCTTCCAAGTTGTCTGATCTCAAAAAACTTGTTGAAGAGGGATATCTTGTATCAGATCATTTGATCAAACATTTGGAAAGTGACAGGTGGGTAACTGTTGAAAAAGCGGTTTCTCCATTGGTTACTGCAAACTTCCATTCTATTGTTCCAGACACAGTTACTCAACTTGTCTGTCCTCCTGAGGCTCCTGGTAATCTATTGGCAGATAATGGAAACGAGGTATCCAGTAATGGAGAATTGCTGGTCTCTTCTTCAAATCCAGTTATCTGCTCTAAGGACATATTGTTTATTTCCAAGCCTGTAGAAGATTTTCTTATTGATAATAGAGTTGGAGCACTCCTAGAGGGTGTCACGCTAATTCCCGGCAAGGAAGCTGAGATGCTTGCAG AACTGCTGCAAATTTCGTCAGATCCTGTGGACTGGGAGAAATGGTGGAAATCACTAG GTTTTACAGGGCACTTAAAGGATAGGGATGAGCATTTTGAAGATAGTGCTTCTGAGCTTCAATTTGTGAATGATGAAGAATCAAGACCTGCTGTACTTTCCTCATTGGAAAGGGATAATGAACTGGATTACAATGATACTGGTGAAAGTTTCTTCAGCCAATTTGTGTGCAGGGGATGTGATTGGATAAGAAGTGATGAAACTACTCTAGATAGATCTTGGAAGAGAAAGGTTGTTCTCAATGATGGCTATCCCTTGTGCCAAATGCCCAAGTCTGGTTGTGAAGACCCCAGGTGGGAGCAAAAGGATGACTTGTACCACCCTTCTCAGGGTCGAAGACTGGACTTGCCACCATGGGCTTTTACCTCTCCTGATGAGTTGAGTGACCTCAGCGCTATAACCAGGCCGACCCAAAATAAACCTCTCCTTCCCAGGGGGGTCAGAGGACTGATGCTTTCAGTGATTAGGATAAATGCTTGTGTGGTAAAGGACCATGGTTCATTTGTATCCGAATCCCGGGTAAAAGTTAGAAAGGAAAGATTCTCTTCGAGATCTTCGCGGCCATATTCCTCTAGTGGTGACATAAAGCAATCATCTGAAGATGGTCCCTGTAAGAGTGCTCATGAACAAGACTCACATGATTCTAGTAAGGACAGGGCACTTGTCAGTATGCCTAAGGACCGTCTTTACAAGCTTGATGAATTGAGATTGCATTCGGGAGATTGGTGCTTCCTTGATGGTGCTGGACATGAACGAGGACCTCTGTCATTCTCAGAGCTTCAGAGAATGGCAGATCAAGGTGTCATCCAAAAGCACAGCAGTGTATTTAGAAAACAAGATAAAATTTGGGTTCCAGTGACTGTCTCATCTGAGCCTTCTGGAACTAAAAAGCATGAGGAGGCTGCAACTAGTTTATCTTTGCTTTCAGAAGCAAGTGGTGGCGTATTGGATGGGGACCATATAACATCCAATAGATTCCATGGCCTACATCCCCAATTTATTGGGTATACTCGAGGAAGGCTTCATGAATTGGTTATGAAGTCATACAAGAGCCGGGAGTTTGCAGCTGCCATTAATGAAGTGCTTGATCCTTGGATCAGTGCCAGACAGCCTAAAAAAGAGATTGAGAAACATATTTACAATTCTG ATCACTTCCGTGCTAGCAAACGAGCTAGGATAGATGGGATTGACGAGGAGTTCGAGACGGATGATGATGTGCTAACTTTTCAGAATGATAATTGTGACTTTGATGAGTTATGTGCTGATGTTTCCTTCATAAAAGGAGACAAATTGGATTCTGAACTAGAGAGGGGAAGTTGGGATCTGCTTGATGGCAATATCCTGGCCCGGATATTTCATTTTCTTAGAGCTGATGTCAAGTCTCTTTTTTATGCTGCATTGACGTGCAAGCACTGGCGATCGGTGGCCAAATATTACAAAGATATTTCTAGACAGATTGACTTTTATGCTATTGGACCCAACTGCTCCGACTCCACCATCTTGAAAATAATG AAGGATTACAAGGAAGAAAAGATAACTTCCTTAATATTACGTGGTTGTACTGGCATTACTTCTGCCATGCTTGAGGAAGTTCTTCAGTCATTACCATTTTTATCATCTATAGATATTAGAGGTTGCACCCAGTTCGAAGACCTTGTTTCAAAGTTTCCTAATATCAATTGGGTCAGGAACCGGAATGCACATTTGAAAATACGGAGCCTTAATCACCTAACTGATAGGAACCCATCATCTTCTAATCATATGGATGAATCCAGTGGACTTAAAGAGTATTTAGAAAGTACAGATAAGAGGGACGCTGCAAACCAGTTATTCCGGCGAAGCTTGTATAAACGGTCCAAGCTCTTTGATGCCCGAAAGTCTTCATCCATCCTTTCTAGGGATGCTCAATTGAGGCGTTTGGCTATTAAGAAGGCTGGAAATGGGTTCAGGAGAATGGAGGAATACGTTGCTACATGCCTACGGGACATCATGAATGAGAATACCATTGAGTTTTTTAAGATCAAG GTTGCTGATATTGAGGGGAGAATGAGAAATGGGTATTATACAAGACGTGGATTGAATGCTATCAAAGATGACATAAGTCGTATGTGCAGGGATGCAATTAA GGCTAAAACTCGGGTTGATGCTAGAGACATGAAACGTGTTGTAACATTATTTATTCAACTAGCTACAAGTTTGGAAAAAGGTTCAAAGGTAGAATATACAAGAGATGAGGTGATGAGATCCTGGAAAGAGGATTCGCCTCCTGGCTTTTCATGTACTTCCTCAAAATATAAGAAGAACCTGAATAAAGGGTCTGAAAGGAAACATTCATACAGAAGCAATAGCAACCTGTTCATGAATGGTCTTTACGACTCTGGAGATTGTGCTTCTGATCGAGAAATCAGAAAGCGATTATCCAAACTATACAAAAGATCTTTGGATTCAGGAAGTGACACATCTGATGATATGGATAGATCTTCCAATGCAAGTATCACCGAAAGTGAGAGCACTGCATCAGATACGGAAAGTGACTTAGAATCACCGTCTGGAGGTGCTATCAAAGAGTCTAGGGGGGACACATTTTTCACACTTGATGATGGGCTTGATCCCTATGCTGATGAGCGTGAATGGGGTGCTCGCATGACAAAGGCTAGTCTTGTACCTCCTGTCACAAGGAAGTATGAAGTTATTGATCACTATGTTATTGTAGCGGATGAGGAGGAAGTGAGAAGAAAAATGCAGGTTTCTTTACCTGAAGACTATGACGAGAAGCTTTATGCTCAGAGAAATGGCACTGAGGAGTCTGATATGGAAATTCCTGAGGTGAAGGATTTTAAACCCAGGAAATCCCCAGGGGATGAGGTCTTAGAACAAGAAGTTTATGGTATTGATCCGTACACTCATAATCTTCTTCTTGATTCAATGCCGGATGACTCAGATTGGTCACTTGTCGAAAAGCATATGTTCATTGAAGAAGTTCTCCTCCGTGCTCTTAACAAGCAAATAAGAAAATTTACTGGCACTGGGAACACTCCTATGGTGTATCCTTTGAAACCTGTATTTGAAGAGATACTGGTCACTGCCAATGAAAATGGAGACAGAAGACTCTTGCGTCTCTGCCAGTTTATGCTGAAGGCCATCGATGGTCGACCAGAGGACAACTATGTTGCTTATCGAAAG GGTCTCGGAGTAGTGTGCAACAAGGAAGGTGGTTTCACTGAAGATGACTTTGTTGTTGAATTTCTTGGAGAG GTTTATCCTACTTGGAAATGGTTTGAAAAACAAGACGGTATCCGTGCTCTGCAAAAGAACAATAGTGATTCTGCCCCAGAGTTCTATAACATATATCTTGAGAGGCCGAAG GGTGACGCTGATGGGTATGATTTAGTAGTTGTTGATGCAATGCACAAGGCAAACTATGCAAGTCGGATTTGTCACTCCTGCAGACCTAATTGTGAAGCAAA GGTTACTGCTGTTGATGGTCAGTACCAGATTGGTATCTATTCTGTAAGACCAATTGCTTATGGCGAAGAGATCACATTTGACTATAATTCTGTTACTGAG AGTAAGGAAGAGTACGAAGCTTCAGTTTGTTTATGTGGCAACCAGGTTTGCCGTGGGAGTTATCTGAATCTGACAGGTGAAGGGGCTTTCCAAAAG GTGCTGAAAGAGCATCATGGATTACTTGATCGGCACCAGTTGCTACTAGAGGCTTGTGAACTGAATTCGGTGACTGAGGAAGATtatatcgaactgggtaaagcTGGACTTGGGAGTTGTTTGCTTGGTGGGTTGCCTGATTGGCTGATTGCCTACTCAGCTCGCTTG GTGAGATTCATAAATTTTGAAAGGACGGAACTCCCTAATGTGATTCTTAAGCATAATATAGATGAAAAGAAGAGGTTCTTTGCTGAAGTGAACATGGAACTTGAGAGGACCGATGCTGAAATTCAG GCGGAGGGTGTGTACAATCAGAGGCTCCAGAATTTGGCTCTTACAATCGACAAG GTGAGATATGTTATGCGATTTGTTTTTGGCGACCCAAAGAATGCCCCTCCTCCACTTGAAAGGCTTAGCCCTGAAGAAGCAGCTTCATTCCTCTGGAGAGGAGAAGAGTCATTAGTGGAGGAACTTATTCAGTCCATGACTCCTCATATAGAAGATGCTATATTGAAAGATCTCAAGGTGAAGATTAACGCTCACGATCCTTGTGGTTCTGATAACCCAGAGACGAAGCTTAGGAGGTCTTTATTATG GTTGAGAGATGAGGTGCGAAACCTTCCTTGTACATATAAAAGTCGGCATGATGCGGCTGCTGACTTGATACACCTATATGCTCATACAAAGTGCTTTTTTAGGATTAGA GAATACAAGAAAGTAACTTCCCCACCCGTTTACATCAGTCCGCTCGACCTTGGTCCAAAGTACGCTGATAAGTTGGGTTCTGGTGTTCACGAATACTGCAAAACATATGGCGAGTCATATTGTTTAGGACAGCTAATGTTTTGGCACAATCAAAACGCTGAACCAGATGCTGTCCTGGCCAAAGCAAGTCGAGGCTGCTTATCTTTACCCGATGTTGGCTCTTTCTATGCCAAAGTCCAAAAGCCATCACGCCAGCGCGTCTATGGCCCAAGGATGATGAAGTTCATGCTCTCCATCATG GAGAAGCAGCCCCAGAGACCTTGGCCAAAGGACAGGATATGGTCGTTCAAGAGCTCATTGAAATTCGTGGGGAGTCCGATGCTCGATGCTGCATTGCACAAGGGGTCGATTGATCGAGAGATGTTGCAGTGGTTGCGGCATAGGCCTACTGTGTACCAGGCGACGTGGGATAGGTGA
- the LOC121740985 gene encoding BTB/POZ domain-containing protein At3g22104-like isoform X2 — protein sequence MSMAKRFLWWMRELCHLYSGKISRLVGKSEGVARRLKVIFNDFPGGAEGFELITRFCYSKGKVIITPLNIFNLTCAAHFMEMDNLSELTEKSLQEVRYWSWHELLVALKQCQELLPRAGSLALLDKCLDSLIGRVASSCETSPSPSVSSSDGSGLRLSCDTRSTESLKSGAFRATWWFEDLVAFGADLIQMLVKLMVTKNFDNGIISRFLFYYKKSRFASASADDKAKIIEAVVDMLGSLDLRCVSYRSLFGMLRVGLNTSLSQCTRDKLESMIGSQLDQATLDDLLVPSPVGSSCLYDVNLVLRFLKSFLGKGVCCVPLSRLRKAGALMDLFLAEVAPDPHLKPSKFLALITVLPDSARDSCDGMYYAVHSGLSEDQKMKVCRGLTYEKLSPQALDHLTRNANFPPKSAVQAVASQQHKLKNLLQDTSHATPASPPLEGSKQVVLYAKKFNLTDENEKLKAHLQGMQWRVVELEKVCRKMQVQMTKVMKSRMASHNSAKSVPRLCS from the exons ATGTCAATGGCGAAGAGGTTTTTGTGGTGGATGAG AGAGTTGTGTCATCTTTACTCGGGAAAGATCAGTAGATTGGTCGGGAAATCAGAAGGCGTAGCACGTCGTCTGAAGGTGATATTCAACGACTTCCCGGGAGGGGCAGAGGGCTTCGAGCTCATCACAAGGTTCTGCTACAGCAAAGGGAAAGTGATCATAACTCCTCTCAACATCTTCAATCTCACTTGTGCTGCACATTTCATGGAAATGGACAATCTATCGGAGCTAACGGAGAAGTCTCTACAAGAGGTTCGTTACTGGAGCTGGCACGAGCTTCTAGTAGCGCTGAAGCAGTGTCAGGAGCTGCTCCCCCGAGCCGGCTCACTGGCATTGCTCGACAAGTGCTTGGACTCTTTGATTGGAAGAGTTGCATCATCTTGTGAGACGAGTCCATCTCCTTCTGTCTCGTCTTCGGATGGCTCTGGCTTAAGGCTGTCGTGTGACACGAGAAGCACGGAGAGCTTGAAGAGTGGCGCCTTCAGAGCCACGTGGTGGTTTGAAGACCTCGTGGCGTTTGGCGCTGATCTTATCCAAATGCTAGTAAAGCTAATGGTGACTAAAAATTTTGATAATGGGATTATCAGCAGATTTCTGTTTTACTATAAAAAATCAAGATTTGCTTCTGCCTCAGCTGATGACAAGGCCAAGATCATCGAAGCTGTTGTTGACATGCTCGGGTCTTTAGATTTGAGGTGCGTTTCGTACAGGAGCTTGTTCGGGATGCTGAGAGTTGGCTTGAACACGAGCTTGAGCCAGTGCACCCGGGACAAGCTGGAGAGCATGATCGGCTCACAGCTAGATCAGGCGACTTTAGATGATCTGCTCGTCCCATCCCCGGTTGGATCGAGCTGCCTCTATGATGTGAATCTTGTTCTTAGGTTCTTGAAGTCCTTTCTTGGCAAGGGAGTTTGCTGCGTGCCATTGAGCCGGCTGAGGAAAGCCGGAGCTTTGATGGATCTGTTTCTAGCCGAAGTAGCCCCGGATCCTCACCTGAAGCCATCCAAGTTCCTCGCTCTGATCACAGTGCTGCCCGACTCAGCTAGAGACTCGTGCGATGGCATGTACTACGCG GTTCACTCGGGCTTGTCCGAGGACCAGAAGATGAAAGTATGCCGCGGATTAACCTACGAGAAGCTCTCTCCACAAGCGCTCGACCACCTCACGCGCAACGCCAACTTCCCTCCAAAATCCGCGGTGCAAGCCGTCGCCTCTCAGCAACACAAGCTGAAAAACTTGCTCCAAGACACGAGCCACGCCACTCCGGCCAGCCCTCCTCTCGAGGGGTCCAAGCAGGTCGTGCTCTACGCGAAGAAGTTCAACCTGACGGACGAGAACGAGAAGCTCAAGGCACATCTCCAAGGGATGCAATGGAGAGTGGTGGAGTTGGAGAAAGTGTGCAGGAAAATGCAAGTGCAAATGACAAAGGTGATGAAATCAAGAATGGCAAGCCACAATAGTGCTAAATCTGTACCTAGGCTTTGTTCATAG
- the LOC121811579 gene encoding uncharacterized protein LOC121811579, whose translation MGKFMGIFACLLIVCLDMVGGILGIKAEAAQNQEKHLRLWIFECKEPSHDAYVLGLAAATLLGIAHVLANLLGGCSVCTQEEIEKASPTKKLSIACLVFTWIILAGGLSMLVIGIISNHKSRASCGFTHHHFLWIGGILCMVHALFAVAYYVTATSTLD comes from the exons ATGGGCAAGTTTATGGGCATTTTCGCCTGCCTCTTGATCGTCTGCCTCGACATGGTAGGTGGGATTCTTGGCATCAAAGCTGAAGCTGCTCAAAACCAG GAGAAGCATTTGAGGCTGTGGATATTTGAGTGCAAAGAGCCAAGCCATGATGCATATGTTTTAGGGTTAGCAGCAGCAACTCTTCTTGGAATAGCTCATGTTTTGGCTAATTTGCTTGGTGGATGCAGTGTTTGCACTCAAGAAGAGATTGAGAAAGCCTCTCCCACTAAGAAGTTGTCCATTGCATGCCTTGTTTTCACTTG GATCATCCTAGCCGGGGGGCTCTCGATGCTCGTAATCGGGATCATATCAAACCACAAATCGAGGGCGTCGTGCGGCTTCACACACCACCATTTCTTGTGGATTGGAGGCATACTATGCATGGTTCATGCTCTCTTTGCAGTTGCATACTATGTCACAGCCACTTCCACACTTGATTGA